The DNA region TGATAGTAAAAGTCAGATTATTGGACGAGTCCAAATTGGTGCAAAATCTAAAGTAATTAACTGCACAATTCGGGGGCCAGTAGTTATTGGTAGCAATTGTCATTTAGAAAACTGTTTTATTGGCCCCTATAGTAGTATTGCTAACAATGTTACACTCATTGATACCGATTTAGAACACAGTGTAATTTTAGAAAGTGCTAAAATTTCTGGAATTCATCAGCGCATTATTGATAGCGTGATTGGACAACGGGCACAATTGGTTCTTGCACCCCGTCGCCCCAAAGCTTTGCGATTTTTAATTGGCGATGACTGTCAGATTGAACTAACCTGATTTACTTGTTAAAAATAGCACAAGCCACGGTCGAAGTGTTACCTGCTAACTGTAAAATATAGGCATTAAATTACTCTTACAATTAACACTGTGGCAAATTACTAGAAATAATATTAATGAGTATTGTACATACTAAAATTCCCGAAGTTATACAACTTGAACCTCAAGTATTTAGAGACGATCGCGGTTTCTTTTTTGAAGCCTACAACCATCAAAAATTTGCTCAAGAGACTGGTATTGTTACGAATTTCGTCCAAGATAACCACTCTTACTCCAAACAAAATGTTCTGCGGGGATTGCACTACCAAATCCAACAACCCCAAGGTAAACTTGTCCGGGCTATTGTTGGCACTATCTTTGACGTAGCTGTAGACATTAGAAAAAGTTCTCCTACGTTTGGTAAATGGGTAGGTCATGAACTCAGTGCTGAGAACAAACGCCTATTGTGGATACCACCAGGCTTTGCTCATGGCTTTCTTGTGCTTTCAGAAATAGCTGAAGTTCTCTACAAAACTACAGATTACTACGCACCCCAAGGCGATCGCACAATTTTATGGAACGATCCAGATTTAGCTATAGATTGGCCTTTGAGTGCGCCACCGATTTTATCAACTAAAGACGAAGCCGGGAAACCTTTAAGAACTGCTGAAGTATTTGATTAAGCTTGATGATTGCGTTAGGCTCAAGAACTAATTAGGATGAGTAAATCAATTTTGCTGATTGGTAGCAACGGTCAAGTGGGTAAGGAACTGCAACAAATACTCCCCTACTACGGCGATATTATCTCAGTAGAACGCCCAACAGTAGACCTTGCCCAACCCGATACCCTCCGCAATATTATCAGATCAAAACAGCCACAAATCATCATTAACGCCGCAGCTTATACTGCTGTGGACAAAGCAGAAAGCGAACCCGAACTTGCTAGCGCTATTAATGCGATCGCACCTCTAATTATTGCTCAAGAAAGCCAAAAATTAGGAGCTTTTCTAATTCATATTTCAACCGATTATGTTTTTGATGGTAATCGGTATCGCCCTTACCAGGAAACCGATGCAACTAATCCCTTAAGTATTTATGGTAAAACCAAACTTGCTGGAGAAGAAGCAATTCAAGAAACTTGCGCCTATCACCTCATCCTCCGCACTGCTTGGGTTTATGGAACCTTTGGCAAAAGTAATTTTGTCAAAACCATGCTGCGACTAGGTGCAGAACGCCAAGAAATCCGTGTTGTCGCCGATCAAATTGGTAGCCCGACTTGGGCGCAAGATATAGCCACAGTTATAGCTCAGACAATTCCCCAGTTAACCCCAGAAATTAGCGGTAGGTATCACTACACTAATAGCGGCGTTGCTAGCTGGTATGATTTTGCCGTCGCTATTTTTGAAGAAGCACAACAGCTAGGCTTTCCTTTGAAAGTTGAACGTATTGTCCCCATTACAACTGCCGAATATCCCACACCAGCCCGTCGCCCTGCCTATTCTGTGCTTGCTTGCGGAAAAATTTCAGCAATTTTAGAAACACATCCGCCTCATTGGCGACAAAGACTCCGGCAAATGCTTAGAGATTTGAAAATTGGGCATGAATAATGGGGCATTGTTCATTAAATTTCTTCCCTATTCCCTACAGACGCGATGAATCGCGTCTCTACAAATTTTCTATTTATTTTTACTTTTCAAAACTCCCGTTTCATGTTGTATTGGCAAAACATCTAAAATATCAGTTTGGGAACAATATTTTAAATCTTCGTGACAGTCAAGACGCAACAATCGTTGACCGTGACTAGCTTGGTGAAGTAATCCCAATAAGTTATCTTGCCATTGAGAGTAAAGAGCGATCGCACTTATTACTTCATCGTTACCAGCTAATTCTTCTGGTGAAAGCTGGGTTTGCTGTAAAAGACTATGAGCGATCGCACCTGCACAAACTGTATCCTCTAAAGAAAAACTGCCTTCCCAACCAGAACCAATAATCCACACTGCCTCTGGTTGCTTTTCTAAAAGGAATTGCACCACTGCCGCCCGGTTAATCAAGGCTGCTGCTAATAGATTTGGGGAGTCCTGTACCCGTTGTAAGGCACGAGTGCCATTGGTGGTACTGATAAACAAGCGACGCCCTTGCACTAATTCTGGTGTGCAGTCGAGAGGAGAGTTACCCAACTCAAAGCCAGCTACTTTCGCGCCACCGCGTTCTCCAGCCCGCAGACGTTTTTCAGAAGGCCATTTTTCGCTTACTTTAATTAATTGATCTAAATCGCTGAATACTTGTACAGCTTCGCCTCCAGCTGCCAAAACTGTCGCAATTGTGCTAGTGGCTCGCAAGACATCGACTGCGATCGCACATTCTGGCGCTTTACCTGTTGGAGTTAATTCAGGAGTGTGGTATACGAATAGCTTCACGCGCTGGATACACCTAGTTTAATACTACTGTCGCAAATAACATTTTACCTAGTTGGTGTCACTAACTATAATCTCAATTTTTCCCAGATGATTTTTTACCATCAAAAAGCACAATATATGTCATTTAATACATACAGGGCGCTGAGAAATAAATCTGCTGGGATTTTAACTAAATTTAAAGAGTCCTTAATAAATACTCAAAAAGCCTATTTTTATCTGAATAGACTTTCAGACTGCTGCACTATCTTGTAATCTAAAACAAGAACAGACTTATCTTTATGGGGAAAAAGTTACAGCTTCAAGGTTACAGCGCGAAGAGACGGATATTTACTTATTCCCCACTCCCCACTCCTCATTGAAATTGCTATGGCACCTTTACCCGATTACCGCCCTAAACAGCTATCTTTAGGCCCCTTAGAAGCGGAAATTTTAAATATTATCTGGGAACTTGGTTCAGTCACAGTAAAGGATGTACACGATCGCATCCTCACCGATCCCAACCGCGAATTAGCGTATACTTCTGTCACCACTGTCTTACGTCGCCTCACCGATAAAGGTTGGCTAGCCTGCGACAAGAAAGAGCGAGCGTTCTACTGGCGACCAATGCTGAGTAAGCAGCAATCAGATGTCATCAAAGCTCACGAGCAGTTACAGCGATTTCTGGCAGTGGGGAACCCCGATGTTATTGCTGCTTTTGCTGATAGTTTAGATGAAGCAGCCAGTGAGCAAATAGCAGCCATCGCCAAACGTATTCAATCTGCACGCCAAGCCAGGGAGGAAAAATGATGCATCTAATAATGATTTTGAATGCTTTGGCAGTTGCCTGGTGGTTAAGATCCGCTTGGAAGCAACCCCAAGGCAATTGGAATTTGCGGTGGAGGCGATCGCTATTTTTGTTCCTCTTCCCCCCCTTGCTAATTTTCATGACAGCGATCGCTGTGCTGTTCATGGGGCCTCAAGGACAAATGGGTGGAATGTATACAGGCTCAATTAGCTATTTAATAGCATTAATTTATTTGGCATTTTTTGCCATTTCATGCATTAAACTTGCCTTCCAGGGTTGGCAGTCTGTAGAATCTGCCCGTAACTGCCCTTTAGTGAACGTTGGCGATAGACGAGCTAGACTGCTGCAAACGGGAGCGTTGTTTGCAGGTCAAATCGGTTTTTGGCAACCAGAATTAGTAGTTAGCCAAGGATTAGTGCAAACTCTCTCACCGATTCATCTAGAAAGCGTCTTAGCCCATGAGCAAGGGCATCACTATTACAGGGATACGTTCTGGTTTTTCTGGCTGGGTTGGGTGCGTTCTTGCACTGCATGGTTGCCGAATACAGAGCCTTTGTGGGAAGAACTTTTAGCTTTGCGCGAACTTCGTGCCGATGGTTATGCAGCATTGCAGGTAGACCCTCTGGTGTTAGCAGAGTCACTTTTATTAGTAGTTAGTAGCGGCCCCGTTTTATCGGAAATTTGCTGTGCTGCATTAGGTTCCTCTGGTGCAGATCGCTTAGAACAAAGAGTAGAAGCTCTATTAGCACCACCAGAAGCAACCCCAGAACCTCAATTGCAATCGTGGCATGGCTTTCTTTTGGCGTTCCTGCCTCTACTGACTGTGATATTTCATAGTTAATTTGAATTTAGCCAGTTGCTATAGCACAAAACTGCGACTATAGCGACATCCATCGTCCCTGTAGTAACATCCGTCATCCCTGTAGCGACATCCGTCGTCTCTGTAGCGACATCCGTCGTCTCTGTAGCGACATCCGTTGTCCCTGTAGCGACATCCGTTGTCCCTGTAGCGACATCCGTCGTCCCTGTAGTGACATCCGTTGTCTCTGTAGTGACATCCGTCGTCCCTGTAGTGACATCCGTCATCCCTGTAGCGATATCCGTCATCCCTGTAGCGATATCCGTCATCCCTGTAGCGATGTCGGTTGCCACATAACGATGAAAATTTTGAATATAGCGGTTCCCAATTGCATGGAATACAGACCTAACCCCCAGCCCCTTCCCTTCAAGGGAAGGGGAGTAAGATTCAAAGCCTCTCTCCTAAAAGGAGAGAGGTTTGGAGAGAGGTCAAAACTGTACTGCACCCAAGCGAGAACCACTATAGGGTTGTTATATTATTCTTCTTCTAGCAACTGTTCTATATATTTTTGTACTAAAGGCACTTGAAAAGCATTGCCTTCTTGAGTCAAGATTTCTTTTCGCGTTAGTTTGCGGACAACGCCTTTGTCTTGCTGTGTGGGAGTTTCCCCGTAAATTATCCGGCGCAGGAGAGAGCGATCGCTATCTGCTAAACTCTTCCATAATTCCCGAAAATACTGATCGCCTCGCTCAAGCACAACAGGTATAACTTCCTTAACATCTTGTGCAGTAGCTTTGGCTGTATCTGCTTCTCGCCTGTTTCTTCTGATATCGCGGTTTAGCAACTCCACCACCTCATAACACACCAACTGAACGAGATAAGGTTGACAGCGAGTAAGTTGGATAATTTCATCTACAGCAGTTGGTTCATAGATATCGCGGAAGTTCTCCACTGGCTGTTGAATCAAATCGCGGGCTTCTGAGTCGTGCAGGTAAGTCATTCGCAAAGCACGGGTGTTAATTAGATAGTCACTCCAGTAATCATCAAGTTCAGATAACTCCTGTGAACCACTAAAAAGCAAAATCCACTTCTGTTGGCGTTGCAGCAGGTTACGGATAAAATCCATTATCGAATTTATCAGGATATTTCAAAAGGCTTTCAAAATCATCCAAACAGAGAACAGGTAGCTTTCCTTGCTGTTTCCATTCCTTAACCGCATCTGAAAAAGCTTGACGATTAAGCGGTTTACTCTTCCAAGGATTTTGCAGACTGCGTTGTTGCCATCCCGGAACATGATTCAGTAAACCTTCAGCTACAGCGTCATAAAAACCCGTTTCAGTTTGGCAATCTACACCCCGTAACGGTAAGTAAACAACCACATAACGATTGGTGTTTTGTAATACTCGCTGCTCCCAAGTCCGAACAAAATAATACAGCAACGAAGATTTACCAATGTGCTTCTCACCAACTATATTGATACTGGTAGGCTGATCGCCCTTTATCCGAGATGCGATCGCGTTTAATTCATCTTGACGACCGACAAACAGCCTGGGATCTTCAATCATCCCCGCAGCCACAAAAGGATTAGAAGGCATAGCTCCAGAAGCCATGTAAAGCGTTATCCTAGTTTCAGCAATTTAAGTGCAATCACCTAAAAGAATAGCACTTAGTGTAAAACAGACCCTTGATGCGATCGCCAGTTTCCTAAACTAGATTAACAGCACAATCCCTTTAACACCTTTGCCAAATACTCATACTGCTCTAAAGTATTGTAAATCTGTGCCGAAATTCTTAGCAACAGCCGAGGTTTTTCCTGCCACGGTATCAATTGCACTTGAATACCAAACTTATCAAACAACTCATCATGTATAGACATGAAATCGCGGTTTTCTAGAGTCGTAGGCATTGGCACAACTGCCATTGAACCAATCATCTCCTCTGGACAAGGCGGCTGTACTTCCAGCGTTTCACAAAGTAGCTGTCTTCCCTGCAATACTAGCTGATGATTTTGCTGTCTTAATTCTGTCCACCCACCAGGTAGCAACGAACCCATAAAAGCGATCGCTTGTGGTACACACATATAAGCTGTAGGATCGTCTGTACCTGTCCAGTCAAATTCCAACTGAAAGCGGCTTTTATCAGTGCGTGGCGAATTTGTGCCGTGGCTAATTGTTAAGGGACGAATTTCTGACTGTTTATCTCGTCGCACATACAAAAATGCTGCTCCTTTTGGGGCACACAGCCATTTATGACAATTCCCGGTGTAATAAGCTGCGCCAATCTCTCGCAAATCGAGAGAAATCATTCCAGGCGCATGTGCCCCATCTACCAATGTATCTACACCCCGTTGTTGCAACTCCTTCGCCAACTCTTGAATCGGGAAAATTAACCCTGTCTGGCTGGTAACATGATCCAAAAGTGCTAATCGGGTTTTTGGTGAAACTTGCTCAATTACTGCTGCCACTACTTGCTGTGGCGAGTCTATGGGGAAAGGAATTTTTGCCACCACCACCCGCGCACCAGTGCGACTGGCAACAAAATCAAGTGCATTGCGGCAAGCATTATATTCGTGGTTGGTTGTGAGTATTTCGTCCTCTGGTGAAAACGTCAGCGACCTTAACACCG from Nostoc commune NIES-4072 includes:
- the rfbC gene encoding dTDP-4-dehydrorhamnose 3,5-epimerase, producing the protein MSIVHTKIPEVIQLEPQVFRDDRGFFFEAYNHQKFAQETGIVTNFVQDNHSYSKQNVLRGLHYQIQQPQGKLVRAIVGTIFDVAVDIRKSSPTFGKWVGHELSAENKRLLWIPPGFAHGFLVLSEIAEVLYKTTDYYAPQGDRTILWNDPDLAIDWPLSAPPILSTKDEAGKPLRTAEVFD
- the rfbD gene encoding dTDP-4-dehydrorhamnose reductase; this translates as MSKSILLIGSNGQVGKELQQILPYYGDIISVERPTVDLAQPDTLRNIIRSKQPQIIINAAAYTAVDKAESEPELASAINAIAPLIIAQESQKLGAFLIHISTDYVFDGNRYRPYQETDATNPLSIYGKTKLAGEEAIQETCAYHLILRTAWVYGTFGKSNFVKTMLRLGAERQEIRVVADQIGSPTWAQDIATVIAQTIPQLTPEISGRYHYTNSGVASWYDFAVAIFEEAQQLGFPLKVERIVPITTAEYPTPARRPAYSVLACGKISAILETHPPHWRQRLRQMLRDLKIGHE
- a CDS encoding 2-phosphosulfolactate phosphatase family protein; translated protein: MKLFVYHTPELTPTGKAPECAIAVDVLRATSTIATVLAAGGEAVQVFSDLDQLIKVSEKWPSEKRLRAGERGGAKVAGFELGNSPLDCTPELVQGRRLFISTTNGTRALQRVQDSPNLLAAALINRAAVVQFLLEKQPEAVWIIGSGWEGSFSLEDTVCAGAIAHSLLQQTQLSPEELAGNDEVISAIALYSQWQDNLLGLLHQASHGQRLLRLDCHEDLKYCSQTDILDVLPIQHETGVLKSKNK
- a CDS encoding BlaI/MecI/CopY family transcriptional regulator, with product MAPLPDYRPKQLSLGPLEAEILNIIWELGSVTVKDVHDRILTDPNRELAYTSVTTVLRRLTDKGWLACDKKERAFYWRPMLSKQQSDVIKAHEQLQRFLAVGNPDVIAAFADSLDEAASEQIAAIAKRIQSARQAREEK
- a CDS encoding M56 family metallopeptidase encodes the protein MHLIMILNALAVAWWLRSAWKQPQGNWNLRWRRSLFLFLFPPLLIFMTAIAVLFMGPQGQMGGMYTGSISYLIALIYLAFFAISCIKLAFQGWQSVESARNCPLVNVGDRRARLLQTGALFAGQIGFWQPELVVSQGLVQTLSPIHLESVLAHEQGHHYYRDTFWFFWLGWVRSCTAWLPNTEPLWEELLALRELRADGYAALQVDPLVLAESLLLVVSSGPVLSEICCAALGSSGADRLEQRVEALLAPPEATPEPQLQSWHGFLLAFLPLLTVIFHS
- a CDS encoding ATP-binding protein: MASGAMPSNPFVAAGMIEDPRLFVGRQDELNAIASRIKGDQPTSINIVGEKHIGKSSLLYYFVRTWEQRVLQNTNRYVVVYLPLRGVDCQTETGFYDAVAEGLLNHVPGWQQRSLQNPWKSKPLNRQAFSDAVKEWKQQGKLPVLCLDDFESLLKYPDKFDNGFYP
- a CDS encoding aminotransferase class V-fold PLP-dependent enzyme; amino-acid sequence: MDSRLSIRDLWSLDSTVTFLNHGSFGACPKQVLEFQQRLRSQLEQEPLRFFGREWEPLLDDARGKLAAFVGADVQDLVFVPNATTGVNSVLRSLTFSPEDEILTTNHEYNACRNALDFVASRTGARVVVAKIPFPIDSPQQVVAAVIEQVSPKTRLALLDHVTSQTGLIFPIQELAKELQQRGVDTLVDGAHAPGMISLDLREIGAAYYTGNCHKWLCAPKGAAFLYVRRDKQSEIRPLTISHGTNSPRTDKSRFQLEFDWTGTDDPTAYMCVPQAIAFMGSLLPGGWTELRQQNHQLVLQGRQLLCETLEVQPPCPEEMIGSMAVVPMPTTLENRDFMSIHDELFDKFGIQVQLIPWQEKPRLLLRISAQIYNTLEQYEYLAKVLKGLCC